The genome window GAATGTTTCAATTAACAGAATTCCTGGTGGTTGATaggagtataaaatataaatacaaaattgaGATGGACTTAAACAGGTTCAATTGGTTGCTGGTTACCTGATTATTTACAAACAAATTGTGTGCCATGAAAATTCAGTTGCTTACCTCGCTTCTGTTGGTTCCCTTGTTCCATATCTTGTTCGGGTTAGACATAGTACTGGTTTTGGGGCAATGTCTGGACGATCAGAAATTTTTCTTGCTCCAGTTCAAGAATAGTGTCAAGTTTAACTCAACATTATCAAGCAAGTTGGTTTCTTGGGATCAAAGTACAGATTGCTGCACTTGGGAAGGTGTGACTTGCAACTTAAGTAGTAACAGAGGTCATGTTATTGGCCTAGACATAAACTCAGAGTCCATCTATGGATGTCTAGTCAAAAGTACTTCGAATAGTCTTTCTGGTCTCCGGCATCTTGAGAGTTTGAATCTTGCTTTTAACAACTTTGATACCTCAAAGTTTCCATCCGGGATATTCAGCCTTACCGCTTTGACATATTTAAATCTGTCAATTGCTGGTTTTAGGGGAAATTTTCCTAGCTCCATTGCCAATCTTACTCAGCTTGTTCACTTGGATTTTTGGGCCAACAATTTTTCTGGTATAATCTCTTCCACTCACTTTCAAAATCTTGTTAATTTGGAATATCTGGACCTAGGATTAAATTTACTGAGTGGAACTATCCCATCAAGTTTGTTTGGTCTCCCATCACTAAGAAAGCTTTTCCTCTCTTACAACAATTTTCAAGGTTCAGTGCCTAAATTTACAAACACAAATCTCTCTCCATTGGAAACATTGTACGCCAGTTGGAACAATCTGAGTGGACCAGTTCCCATTTCTCTTTTTGATCTTAAAAACTTTAGTCGTTTAACTCTATCTCATAACAAACTTAGTGGAAAATTTCATCTACAAATTCTCCATAGACTTAGTAATCTTACATATTTCAACCTCTCATTCAACAACCTGTCAGTAGACTTAGGGCATGATAATTCAAGCAAATTTTTGCCTCCTTCACTCAAAGAACTAAAATTAGCTTCTTGCAGACTACAACACTTCCCTGAATTGAGGTACCTCCCGAGTCTAATCACCCTAGACCTTGCAGAGAATCAAATTTCAGGCGCTATACCAAATTGGATCTGGAATGTAGGAAATGGAGGTCTTAGATATTTAAATCTTTCTGTAAATCAGCTTCACAAACTTCAGGAGCCTTATGTTATTCATAATCTATCTTCAATTGATTTGCGATGCAACCACCTGCGTGGGGAAATTCCAATACCAATAGAAAATATTTACTTCTTAGATTACTCTAACAATTTCTTCAGTTCAATCCCTACTAATTTCAATCTCACCTCTGCCATATTCTTTTCTGTTTCAAGCAATAGGCTGAGTGGAACTATCCCCGTTTCAATGTGCAGTGGTACTAACCTACaacttcttgatttgtcgaacaaTTATTTGATTGGTAACATACCATCATGTTTATTTGAGTTAAGCAAGTCTCTAGGTGTACTGAAACTTGGGAATAACAGCCTGACTGGAAATATATCTCGAATATTTAGTAATGATTGTGGTTTAGAAACTCTAGATCTACATGGAAATCTCTTAAAAGGGAGTGTTCCAGAATCTTTGGCAAACTGTTCCAAGTTAGAGGTCTTAAACCTTGGGGACAACCGGATAAATGATAGATTCCCCTGCTTTTTAAAGGACTCACTGCATTTGCATGTCCTCGTTCTGCACTCTAACCTATTCCATGGCGAGATCAGATGCCAAGAAAAAAATGGCAGCTGGATAAATCTTCAAATTTACGACATAGGATCTAACCACTTCACCGGGAATCTGTCCCAAAATTTTCTAATTTGGAAAGCTATGAAGGATGGTAGGAATGATGTCAATATTTTGGGTTTCGAGGCTCTGAGGTTCGGGGGTTCAAGGAAGACTTACCAAGATGCTGTGACAATTAGCATCAAAGGAAAACGGTTGGATCTGGTGAAAATATTGAATATCTTCACCTCTATTGATATCTCAAACAATCATTTTCAAGGAAATATACCACACACGATTGGCGAGCTTAAGTCACTGGTATCTCTCAATTTGTCACATAATACATTGTCAGGCTCAATTCCAAATTCCTTTGGAACCCTCAAACTCCTTGAAACATTAGACCTTTCGGAGAATAAGCTGACAGGGAAAATCCCGATGGAGCTAGGAGATATATCATTCCTCGAGGTTTTGGACTTGTCAAATAACCAACTCACAGGAAAAATTCCTACAGGTAGGCAACTTCAGACTTTCCCAGAGGCTTCTTTTGAAGGTAACAAAGAATTATGTGGGCCTCCATTGCATATAAAATGCAGCAGAACTGCAGTTACAACAGCTGGTTACGGTGATGGGGATCTTGGCAACAGCATAAATTGGGAGTTTGTTGGCCCTGAAGTTGGCTTTGTTGTCGGCCTGGGCACTGTCATACTTCCCCTCATATTTTACAAGCGATGGAGGTCTTATTATTACGAACATGTGGATCATATTCTTTTCAAGGTTATTAGAAGGAAACACCAAAAGAAGAGTATTCATGGAAGAATAAGAAGTCGATACAGTAGAATTGAAAGAGCCAGGAGCTAAGTCTGCAAGTTAGAAACCACAGGCTTTTCTGCTgcattttttagttttaatagtAAATACAAAAGAGCTGGAGTAGTCTGTGTTTTCTTGTCTCTCCGGAAAAACACATGAATGGAAGCAATGTTAATTTTGTTAGATATTCTTTAACATATCCGTTTTtactaaattttgtataaaaagttGTTTAAATGCTAAACATAAAAATTGGATAAGCAGCGCGGATTATTTCTCCAGGACTTTGGCCTCTGAAAAGTGCTCAATTGTCGAACCCTATCATCTATAGTTTAAAGAGATATCGGCACTCGGTTTGAAATCTAAAGAGATCAAGAGAAATGGAAACACAAGGAGAACACAATTCGAAGAGGTTTATAATGACCTTCTGTTTGCTATCAGCCTCCATCAGCAAGTTGTCCTTGTCCTGCCTGTATATCAGAGGAGTATTCCAAGCTCATACTTTCTCAGCAGGTTGTTACTCTAGGATTATCGTGACATTTTCAGTGCCGGGCTTAACACGATTACATGTTCATGTACAGGTCATCTGaagagaaaatatatatatttattgtgactgaTTTTCACCACTAGTTGCAGAAATTTGACCCGAGTGACAATAATTTCTGACTGTATAATTCGCAATGGAGCAGATATAAAGGAGGTACACTTTTAGTGAAGCAACTTGATCAAATAATCAGAAACAACCAGCAGGAGGAGCTATCATGTAACACTTTCCGGGTAGTTTTGTGTTtgcttaatatatttataattgtatatagtATTAAGATCAAGACAATTCTTTGCCGTCCTTAATTAGTTTTTTACAAGTTTCCTTTCAGCATTGGAATTCACGGAAGACATTACAGTAAGTTCCAAAATACTAAAACACAAACATCCTATTCAGGTCCAACCTAAAGACAGGAGACACTTGGTAGACCTGAGTCAATTATATTAGAATGAGCATACCACTTGGCCTAAAACTCAGAAACCAAACTCTTTTTTAACTAGCACAGAAATGTTGGCTGAGAATTCGAGCTAAGGATTCTGAGATGGCTGTTATTCTTCTCTCCTTGCTGAATTTCTTCTTCCTTCTACAACGTGTCTTCGCTCAGTCAGCTGCTAATTCAGGTACAAACTTTTCATGCTTCTCTGACTCACCTGTTTCCTGTGAAACATATGTTAGTTACAGAGCTAGATCACCTGATTTAATGAACATTGGAAACATATCCGACCTGTTTGGAGTCAGCCGTTTGAGTATTGTCAATGCGAATAACCTGCCTTCAGATGAGGCAAAGCTAAGACAAAACCAAATCTTGCTCATACCAATCACCTGTAGTTGCAATGGCTCTTCTTTCTTCTCTAACGTCACCTATCGTATCAAGGCAGGTGACAGCCTTTACTCGGTTTCTATCAACACATTCCAGAACCTCACAGATTACCATGATGTGCAAGAAATGAACCCTTTACTGATTCCTAATAGGTTGAAAGTCGGCATGCAAGTTGTATTTCCTTTGCTCTGCAGGTGTCTTAGTAAAGAACTTGAAGAGCAAGGACTCAAATATCTTATTACTTATGTATGGCAACCGGGGAATGTTCTCTTGGCTGTAAGCTCTGCATTTAATGCATCTCCGGTTGATTTTCTTAAAGAAAATAACTACAGAAACTTGAGTGATGCAGTATGTCTTCCGCTTTTGATGCCAGTAACGAAACTGCCAATTAATCTCTCCTCCTTAGGTGATCTCCACATGACCAGACGGCTGAATCTTATTATTGCTATTTTAGGCTCGGCAGGTGCTTTTGTTATTTTGTCAGCCTTGCTAGTCTACATTCATCGGTTATACGTGAAGAGGAGACTACTGGAACCAAATGTTTCTTATACAGAATTTTTTGAATCAAAGGGGGGGACTATTGAGCCACAGCTGTTTAAGAGTAATCTTCTGCTTAAGGTCTCAGGTTGTCTTGACAATCCAATTATATTTGATGAGAAGGCAATCAAAGAAGCAACAATGAATCTAAGTGATAAGCATAGGATTGGGAGATCAGTGTACAAAGCAACGATTGATGGCGAGGTCTTTGCTGTGAAAAAAGTTAAAGATGCTACTGAAGAAATAAAGATACTACAGAGGTTAAATCATGCAAATCTGGTGAAGCTAATGGGTATCTCATTTTGGAATGATGAGGATTGCTTTTTGGTTTATGAGTATGCTGAAAATGGTTCACTTGATAATATGTTATTCTCAAGCACACCATCTTCCTCAAGCTCTATGGCTTTCCTTACTTGGACTCAGCGGTTAGATATAGCACTAGACGTTGCCAATGGCCTCCAATACATGCATGAACATTCGCAACCTAGTATAGTCCACATGGATATACGTGCAAGTAACATCCTCCTTAACTCCAATCTCAAGgcaaaaatctcaaatttctactcAGCTCGACCTGCTACGTGCGCTAAACAACTTAAAGAAGATGTATTTGCTTTCGGAGTTATTCTTCTTGAATTGTTTTCAGGGAGGAAGGTCATGCAGCAGAGCAAAAATGGTGAGACTGTGATAGAATGGGATCAAATGAGAGAGCTTCTGGAAGTTGATGAGAAGAGAGTCGAAAGGCTAGAGAAGTGGATGGACCAAAACTTGCAGGGATTATACCCTACTGATAGTGCTCTGAGTATATTACATCTAGCCAACGCTTGCACATTAGACATATATTTAGCCAGACCAACAATGACAGAGATAGTCTTTAATCTTTCATTTCTCCGGCAATCATCATCTGAGATGTATGAAGGGTCTTGGATGTCAGGAATAGAACCAGTAGAATCTTCTGAAACTTTCAGTCCCATCATAGCACGTTGATTCATATTTCCTTGGCAAATATTTGTTCTGTTGTTTGATTGTTTCATTGTATAGTTTCTTAAAGGTTAAATTGTGAGAGCAGAGTTTGTAAATATAGAAGCCTTTGCAAAGTAATGTTAGTTTTGGAGTGTCAATACCCTGTACTTTGTTGccacaacttttattttattactaatttaattaatcttTTGAAACAACCATCAAAATGAGAAGTACATTCATGTGCAACAcacaatttaatattttcaaatacaTGGAAATGCATACGATAAAGAGGCTATGAAGCTTGGAGAACTGCTACATGGATAAAAATTCTGGCCTCAGAGCATCCATCTGGATCTTCAGCAGAGTTGAAACCACTTCAGATGCAGTTAATCTCCTCGATGGCTCTACTTGTAAACAGGCGACGCTTAAATTTATCATCCGCAGAGTCAAATCAGTTTGATCAATAATGTAACCAAGTGGATGCTTCATCTGCAGACAGGGGTCTACGAGTTCTTGAAGCTTAGTTTCATTATCTTTTTCATTCATAATTGCTAGTACTTTTTCAGACAGCAAAACCTCTTCTCCATCCTGCTTCAAAACAACTTCTCTACCTGTAATTAGTTCCAGCAGAACAACCCCGAATGCATAAATATCCACCTTAGGTGACACTTTGTTAGCTTCTAAGTATTCAGGTGCCTTGTAGCCTTTTGTTTCCATAGAAAATTTAATGGAGGAGTTTCCATTTTCCCCTATGTCGGCTGATCTTGCTAAGCTGAAGTTAGCAATCTTGGCTCTTAGATCTCTGTTGAGTAATATATTGCTACTATTGATGTCCTTATGCACATATGCTGGACTGGTGAAATTATGCAGATACAAGAGTCCATTGGCTACATCCAAAGCAATACTAATCCTGCAATTCCAACTATGAATCTTTGGGCTGCTCTTTTTTCTGAGCCATTCTTTCAAGCAACCATTTTCCATAAGCTCATAAACAAGATACAACATATTACCATGCTCACAGGCCCCATATAGTGCAATCAAGTTAAAGTGATTGATCCTTTTGAGAATGTGAACCTCTCTAGATATATCTCTGCTCATCCTTTTAACGGCTAACATCTTCCCACGAAGAACCCCGTGATAAACAGAAGTCCCCAATTTGTTCTCAGGACTAAAATTCTCCGTGGCCTCCTCTaattcatcaaaatcaaaaacttTTAAGCAATTCTGGTCAACATGATGAGCAACACCTGCTAAAAGATCTCGTGGTAATTCCCATCTCTGCTTTTTATAATCATCTACTTCATGTTTGCGCGTATAGCATAGAAACAAAACAAGACAGAAAGCCGCGAATGAAATACCACCTGCAATTCCAATGAAAACTCCCTTCTTTGACTTTGAAGAGGAAGAATTGATTCTTGTTAGAGGGCCAGCAGGCTCTTTCTGCAATGGAATTAATATAGTCGTCGCCCCATAAAGAACTGATGCTTCTTCAGATAGCCCATTTGCATAAGTTACACTTGTACTTTTTACCTTGAAACTGTCACTGATTTGTGATACAGTTTCATCGCCAATAACCCCATACGTCAAAAGAAAATTTGTGCCATCAACTTTTTGTTCTTTCGTCGGACAGGCACATCTAAGTGGTATCAGCAATTTAGTGCCAATCTTCAACTCCAATGCATTGTAAGGATTTTGACGCGTTACAGAATCACAAGTCGTCAAGGACTGATAATTATACGTAGACACTGTATAATAGGTATCAAATGGAGCCACAGTGTAAGAGGTGTTGGCCTGATAGTATTGACCAGAACATGCACAAGTAACAGGAACAATCACTTCTATGTTTGGTTTAAAGACTGCAAAGATGGAAACATTGTTAACGCGAGCAAGCTCTGACGGGTCTGAAGAAGTGAGCATGGATATGTTGGCCACCGAAGCATAAGGAGGTTGAGGTCTGAAGATCAAAAAGGCCCGGCATGGTTTCCTCTCACCATTACAAGTGTAAAGAAAAGCCGGAGAAGGACCTGCTTCGTCAGTGTTATTGCAGTCCCACACCAAAGGACCTGAGTAATTTTGTTGGGCATATGCACCTGAAATTAAAGTAGCAAAGAACATGaacaaattaaaagaaaaatgattCATAGCGAACTATAATTCTTGAATAAACTGATAACAGAGGAGAGTCTGAAGCTGTGtataaagtctgatgatcacAAACTTAAAGTATATGTTAGGCTCTCCTAAAATGAGGTAGTTGCAATGTAGTTGACTTCGATGAGCATAAATGCATCatctaaatatattaagaaTCAAAAATCTCACTAGCAAACAAGCTTCGACTTTTCGAGATGAGTATATCTGAATTAAATAAAAAGTGTTTCTAAGTCTATACCAGCTTACCTTTTCGAACAAAGACCAAACCCAAACGATCATCAAAGACTTAGTGTAGAGTGGAAACTATTCATGACATGATTAGTATATTTGGTCGTGACACATTGACATGGACATTCGAACAAAATAGAACGCGGCCAGGAATAAACAACTTATAAGCTGCTGTCAGCTGGAAGTGAGAACACGGGAGGACAATGTGATGATAGTAATTGTTTGTTTATCTTATAAATGTGTACACTATGTTACAGCAGTTTATGTCCTCATGAATATGTTGACACTTGACAGTATTGAAAAACAATAATCATGTTTACGGCTCAGAATGTGCTAATTGTTTTCTGACAGAATTTGATCGTTGATTGATTAGGCCGCTTAACCTTGCTTTTAAACAAGACGAGTTGAGGCAACGATTCCAGCTGCCTCGCCTGCTGCTTGTTAAGAACGAGTTCAAGTGATAAGGATCCAAGTAATGAAGTCACCATCTGCCAAGTACAGGAGCATTTTGTTACGATTCATTGAGGAAACATCGTAAGAAATCAAACAGAAAAGCTTTTGAAGACCGATCGGCTTAGTATAACATTAAATCTGAATTAAGCAAAGGATGTTGAACATGTCTACATCCTTACCATTTCCACAGGCCAACTCAAATGATAAAAAATGTCTTCACATTGGAGATGAAGAGTACGATGCTCCGAGTTTTCCGGTGTTCAAACGCAGCCAGTGAATAAATAATCCAGTGATGCATACCTAAATTTGAGTTTTCAAATAATTCCAGACTCTGACTCGTTAAAATAACGAACTATTCGCAAGTTGCTTTTTCGTGTCATTTCCTTACTTATTTTTCTGGTGAGAGTATCATTTATCAGCATTGTTTTCACACGAGCAATTTGTTTATACTGTTAGCAAGCTTTCAAACGTGTGCTCGCGAGCAGCTGATCATCAACTATACTCGCGGCTTTACCagttaaaatttaacataaattttaaatgcaAAACTGATTCTTAGCTTGTACAGAAATTTAGCAAGCCGCCTGATATAGATGATTCCTCCTTTCGAAGAGAAATCATTAAACTTTTCTTTTAATAAGAAACATAATCTGTATTAATAATGAATCACACAAATATAATACAATAGAGAAGAATCAAACCTAGAAAATATTTCAACACTAAGATCATACACAAATAATGCTATTCTGATATGCTTATTGATCTTTCCCATGAAACCGAAGTCTTCAATATTCTCAAGAGACTTTGCACTATTTCATTCATGTCGGGGCGACCTGACGGATCACTCTTGATGCAGTTAGCAATTAGTCTGACCATAAATAAGGCAAGTTCAGCTGGATAATTCCTCTGGAGAGAGATATCAATGAAGCCGCTTAGATTCTCTTTGCCATTTTCTTTATTTAGAATTGGTCCTAGGACATCGGATAAGTCAGCTTTTTCTCCATACAAATAAGCTACTTCTTTCCCAGTGAGCATCTCTAACATAAGAATCCCAAATGAATAAACGTCGAGCTTTGTTGATACCATACCATTTTCCAGATACTCAGGAGCCATGTGACCTTTTGTTCCAACTATATGCCTGGTCAAGACGAATTGACCTCCTTCCCCATTAGCTGATCTTGCTAGATCAAAGTTAAATATTTTGGCTCGATAATCACCATCAAGAAGAACTGTGTCACTCTTAATATCCTTGTGAACATAAGGAGGGAACGCATAGCTATGCAGAT of Daucus carota subsp. sativus chromosome 3, DH1 v3.0, whole genome shotgun sequence contains these proteins:
- the LOC108213649 gene encoding serine/threonine receptor-like kinase NFP gives rise to the protein MAVILLSLLNFFFLLQRVFAQSAANSGTNFSCFSDSPVSCETYVSYRARSPDLMNIGNISDLFGVSRLSIVNANNLPSDEAKLRQNQILLIPITCSCNGSSFFSNVTYRIKAGDSLYSVSINTFQNLTDYHDVQEMNPLLIPNRLKVGMQVVFPLLCRCLSKELEEQGLKYLITYVWQPGNVLLAVSSAFNASPVDFLKENNYRNLSDAVCLPLLMPVTKLPINLSSLGDLHMTRRLNLIIAILGSAGAFVILSALLVYIHRLYVKRRLLEPNVSYTEFFESKGGTIEPQLFKSNLLLKVSGCLDNPIIFDEKAIKEATMNLSDKHRIGRSVYKATIDGEVFAVKKVKDATEEIKILQRLNHANLVKLMGISFWNDEDCFLVYEYAENGSLDNMLFSSTPSSSSSMAFLTWTQRLDIALDVANGLQYMHEHSQPSIVHMDIRASNILLNSNLKAKISNFYSARPATCAKQLKEDVFAFGVILLELFSGRKVMQQSKNGETVIEWDQMRELLEVDEKRVERLEKWMDQNLQGLYPTDSALSILHLANACTLDIYLARPTMTEIVFNLSFLRQSSSEMYEGSWMSGIEPVESSETFSPIIAR
- the LOC108212550 gene encoding receptor-like protein 54, with product MKIQLLTSLLLVPLFHILFGLDIVLVLGQCLDDQKFFLLQFKNSVKFNSTLSSKLVSWDQSTDCCTWEGVTCNLSSNRGHVIGLDINSESIYGCLVKSTSNSLSGLRHLESLNLAFNNFDTSKFPSGIFSLTALTYLNLSIAGFRGNFPSSIANLTQLVHLDFWANNFSGIISSTHFQNLVNLEYLDLGLNLLSGTIPSSLFGLPSLRKLFLSYNNFQGSVPKFTNTNLSPLETLYASWNNLSGPVPISLFDLKNFSRLTLSHNKLSGKFHLQILHRLSNLTYFNLSFNNLSVDLGHDNSSKFLPPSLKELKLASCRLQHFPELRYLPSLITLDLAENQISGAIPNWIWNVGNGGLRYLNLSVNQLHKLQEPYVIHNLSSIDLRCNHLRGEIPIPIENIYFLDYSNNFFSSIPTNFNLTSAIFFSVSSNRLSGTIPVSMCSGTNLQLLDLSNNYLIGNIPSCLFELSKSLGVLKLGNNSLTGNISRIFSNDCGLETLDLHGNLLKGSVPESLANCSKLEVLNLGDNRINDRFPCFLKDSLHLHVLVLHSNLFHGEIRCQEKNGSWINLQIYDIGSNHFTGNLSQNFLIWKAMKDGRNDVNILGFEALRFGGSRKTYQDAVTISIKGKRLDLVKILNIFTSIDISNNHFQGNIPHTIGELKSLVSLNLSHNTLSGSIPNSFGTLKLLETLDLSENKLTGKIPMELGDISFLEVLDLSNNQLTGKIPTGRQLQTFPEASFEGNKELCGPPLHIKCSRTAVTTAGYGDGDLGNSINWEFVGPEVGFVVGLGTVILPLIFYKRWRSYYYEHVDHILFKVIRRKHQKKSIHGRIRSRYSRIERARS
- the LOC108212551 gene encoding lysM domain receptor-like kinase 4, whose protein sequence is MNHFSFNLFMFFATLISGAYAQQNYSGPLVWDCNNTDEAGPSPAFLYTCNGERKPCRAFLIFRPQPPYASVANISMLTSSDPSELARVNNVSIFAVFKPNIEVIVPVTCACSGQYYQANTSYTVAPFDTYYTVSTYNYQSLTTCDSVTRQNPYNALELKIGTKLLIPLRCACPTKEQKVDGTNFLLTYGVIGDETVSQISDSFKVKSTSVTYANGLSEEASVLYGATTILIPLQKEPAGPLTRINSSSSKSKKGVFIGIAGGISFAAFCLVLFLCYTRKHEVDDYKKQRWELPRDLLAGVAHHVDQNCLKVFDFDELEEATENFSPENKLGTSVYHGVLRGKMLAVKRMSRDISREVHILKRINHFNLIALYGACEHGNMLYLVYELMENGCLKEWLRKKSSPKIHSWNCRISIALDVANGLLYLHNFTSPAYVHKDINSSNILLNRDLRAKIANFSLARSADIGENGNSSIKFSMETKGYKAPEYLEANKVSPKVDIYAFGVVLLELITGREVVLKQDGEEVLLSEKVLAIMNEKDNETKLQELVDPCLQMKHPLGYIIDQTDLTLRMINLSVACLQVEPSRRLTASEVVSTLLKIQMDALRPEFLSM